A window of the Rhodoluna limnophila genome harbors these coding sequences:
- a CDS encoding multidrug effflux MFS transporter — protein MSKTIGGTGRIKMILLIGALGMLQPFTVDPYIPSLPAVSDDLAVDPGLIQLTLSAVSLGFAFGMLLAGPVSDAIGRKRPMLIALAIYIASSLLCALAPGLEVFFAARILQGLSGAALTVIGNAMLRDLYAGMPLLKMMSRVMLINAASWFLGPLIGSGFLQFTDWRGISFFIAIFAGLLGVIAFLILPETLKTESRRDEIFKGMGKRFRNVLRDRSYTGLLIIQMLISASVFAYLSVTPFVFANTFDVPATEVGLYLGLNSFGAYLGIQASSKLAQYIPAQWLLTGSLVLAAIAGLLLIVASNAQASFWTIEGLIFGWLFLFGATNTPVNALALSPHGSEAGTAASLIGAVGFLGTAMAGPYYTTLDKFSAVGVGTTWLIFMVISIAVMFVVVRPNKIKSLI, from the coding sequence ATGTCTAAAACCATCGGCGGCACGGGTCGCATCAAAATGATCTTGCTGATTGGTGCTTTGGGCATGCTTCAGCCGTTCACGGTCGACCCCTACATCCCCTCTTTGCCAGCGGTATCTGATGACTTGGCAGTAGACCCGGGTCTTATTCAGCTGACGCTAAGTGCCGTCAGCCTCGGCTTTGCTTTTGGCATGCTGCTCGCTGGCCCAGTCAGTGACGCAATAGGTCGTAAGCGCCCAATGTTGATTGCACTGGCAATTTACATCGCGTCTTCACTGCTATGCGCTCTGGCGCCAGGGCTCGAAGTGTTTTTTGCAGCCAGAATCCTTCAGGGTCTAAGCGGTGCGGCTCTCACGGTGATCGGTAACGCAATGCTTAGAGACCTTTACGCCGGCATGCCGCTACTAAAAATGATGAGTCGCGTGATGCTTATCAACGCAGCATCCTGGTTCCTTGGACCATTGATCGGTTCTGGATTCTTACAATTCACCGACTGGCGCGGCATCAGCTTCTTCATTGCAATTTTCGCCGGCCTGTTGGGTGTCATCGCATTCCTAATTTTGCCTGAAACCCTTAAGACTGAGTCTCGGCGAGATGAGATATTCAAGGGCATGGGCAAGCGTTTCCGCAATGTTTTGCGTGACCGCAGCTACACCGGTTTGCTGATTATCCAGATGCTGATTTCGGCATCGGTGTTCGCCTACCTTTCGGTCACACCATTTGTTTTCGCTAATACCTTCGATGTTCCGGCTACCGAGGTTGGGCTCTACCTAGGCCTCAATTCTTTCGGCGCCTACCTAGGTATTCAGGCATCGTCAAAGCTGGCTCAGTACATTCCGGCACAATGGCTGCTCACCGGTTCGCTTGTTTTGGCTGCGATTGCCGGCCTGTTGCTAATAGTTGCCTCAAATGCACAGGCTAGTTTTTGGACCATCGAGGGCCTAATTTTTGGCTGGCTTTTCTTGTTTGGGGCAACCAACACACCGGTAAACGCCCTCGCGCTTTCTCCACACGGTTCAGAGGCAGGCACCGCGGCATCGCTCATCGGCGCCGTTGGCTTTTTGGGTACTGCCATGGCCGGCCCTTATTACACAACGCTGGATAAATTCTCGGCCGTCGGCGTTGGCACAACATGGTTGATCTTCATGGTTATTTCCATTGCGGTCATGTTTGTAGTGGTGCGGCCCAACAAGATTAAGTCGCTGATCTAG
- a CDS encoding TetR/AcrR family transcriptional regulator — MSAKQPRGPYSKGNAKREEILTKAVEAFGKTGYHATSMREIAAACDLSQAGLLHHFPNKEAILLALVDRREQDQDEVTQERRKVSGSTWQEASLQAQKRNEEESALTRLWANLVGEATDPNFPAHEYFLERYRKSRTSFALDIANDHGRTTPNQEDQMQAAIIIAIWDGLQTQWLLDPKFEMRPAFEYAISMISRYSQYK; from the coding sequence ATGTCGGCAAAGCAACCTAGAGGCCCCTACTCAAAGGGGAACGCCAAGCGCGAAGAGATTTTGACCAAGGCAGTTGAAGCGTTCGGTAAAACCGGATATCACGCCACTTCGATGCGCGAAATCGCCGCGGCCTGCGATTTGAGCCAGGCCGGTTTGCTCCACCACTTCCCGAATAAAGAGGCAATTTTGCTGGCCTTGGTAGATCGCCGCGAACAAGACCAAGACGAAGTGACCCAGGAACGCCGCAAGGTTTCAGGCTCAACCTGGCAAGAGGCGTCACTCCAGGCGCAAAAGCGCAACGAAGAAGAATCAGCCTTGACTCGACTTTGGGCCAACCTTGTTGGCGAGGCCACCGACCCTAATTTTCCGGCTCACGAGTATTTCTTGGAGCGCTACCGCAAGTCACGCACCAGCTTTGCTCTAGATATTGCCAACGATCACGGCCGGACCACGCCGAACCAAGAAGACCAGATGCAGGCAGCTATCATCATTGCCATCTGGGACGGCCTTCAGACCCAGTGGTTGCTGGACCCTAAGTTTGAGATGCGCCCGGCATTTGAATACGCTATCTCGATGATTAGCCGTTACTCGCAATACAAGTAA
- the lysS gene encoding lysine--tRNA ligase, with amino-acid sequence MSQDSTAGTANNEIEQDLEQDLPEQIAVRLAKRERLNETSDAYPVSVPVTHTIDGVRAAYPDLEIDVATGDKVALAGRIVFQRNTGKLCFATLQAGSGQRIQAMLSLDKVGEDRLNEWKELVDLGDHVFVSGEVITSKRGELSILADEWLMAAKTIRPLPNLHNELGEEYRVRHRYVDLIVRDRAREVVQIRSKVMQSLRRTFEQENFIEVETPMLQTIHGGASARPFKTHSNAFDTELFLRIAPELFLKRAVVGGIDRVFEINRNFRNEGADRTHSPEFAMLESYQAYGDYNSIADLTQKLIQNAAMDVFGTHQVELEDGEINDLGGEWPRISMYESLSEACGQTITPETSIADLKKLAASVEIEIEHPLHGKYVEELWEHFVKGDLVKPTFVIDFPVDTSPLTRDHRSKPGVVEKWDLYIRGYEQATGYSELVDPVIQRQRFVEQVTLAAAGDPEAMKLDEDFLKALEFGMPPSGGMGMGIDRLLMSLTGLGIRETIMFPLVK; translated from the coding sequence ATGAGTCAAGACTCAACTGCTGGCACTGCCAACAACGAGATTGAACAGGACCTAGAGCAAGATCTGCCAGAGCAGATTGCGGTCCGCTTGGCCAAGCGTGAGCGCCTAAACGAAACCAGTGATGCCTACCCGGTTAGCGTTCCGGTCACCCACACCATCGATGGCGTCCGTGCTGCTTACCCTGATCTAGAAATCGATGTCGCCACCGGCGACAAGGTTGCCCTCGCAGGCCGCATCGTGTTTCAGCGCAACACCGGCAAGCTTTGCTTTGCCACGCTTCAGGCTGGCTCAGGCCAGCGCATTCAGGCCATGCTTTCGCTAGACAAAGTTGGCGAGGACCGCCTAAACGAGTGGAAAGAGCTCGTTGACCTAGGTGACCACGTGTTTGTATCGGGTGAGGTCATCACATCAAAGCGCGGCGAGCTTTCAATTTTGGCCGACGAGTGGTTGATGGCAGCCAAGACCATTCGCCCACTGCCTAACCTGCACAACGAGTTAGGCGAAGAGTACCGGGTGCGCCACCGCTACGTGGACCTAATTGTTCGCGACCGCGCACGCGAGGTAGTGCAGATTCGCTCGAAGGTAATGCAGTCACTGCGCCGCACCTTCGAACAAGAAAACTTCATCGAGGTTGAAACCCCGATGCTTCAGACTATTCACGGTGGTGCTTCGGCACGCCCATTCAAGACCCACTCAAATGCCTTTGACACCGAACTGTTCTTGCGCATCGCGCCGGAGCTGTTCTTGAAGCGTGCAGTGGTGGGTGGCATCGACCGAGTTTTCGAGATCAACCGCAACTTCCGCAACGAGGGTGCCGACCGCACCCACTCGCCAGAGTTTGCGATGCTCGAGTCGTACCAGGCTTACGGTGACTACAACTCAATCGCCGACCTAACCCAGAAGCTGATTCAAAATGCCGCCATGGATGTCTTTGGCACCCACCAGGTAGAGCTTGAAGACGGCGAGATCAACGACCTTGGTGGCGAGTGGCCGCGAATTTCAATGTACGAGTCGCTATCTGAGGCTTGTGGCCAGACCATCACCCCAGAGACTTCAATTGCAGACCTTAAGAAGTTGGCTGCATCGGTTGAAATTGAAATCGAGCACCCTCTGCACGGCAAGTATGTTGAAGAGCTTTGGGAGCACTTCGTCAAAGGCGATTTGGTAAAGCCAACCTTCGTGATTGACTTCCCGGTTGATACTTCACCACTGACCCGCGATCACCGCTCAAAGCCAGGTGTGGTTGAAAAGTGGGACCTCTACATTCGCGGTTACGAACAGGCAACCGGTTACTCAGAGTTGGTTGACCCGGTTATCCAGCGTCAACGATTTGTTGAGCAGGTGACCTTGGCCGCCGCCGGCGACCCAGAGGCCATGAAGCTTGATGAGGACTTCTTGAAAGCCCTCGAATTTGGTATGCCACCTTCAGGTGGAATGGGAATGGGAATCGACCGTCTACTGATGAGCCTGACCGGGCTCGGAATTCGCGAAACAATCATGTTTCCGTTGGTGAAGTAA
- the nrdE gene encoding class 1b ribonucleoside-diphosphate reductase subunit alpha, with protein MENTLIEKAPRTGYSYHELNAMLNLYDKDGKIQFDKDKQAAREYFLEHVNMNTVFFHNLKERLDYLVEHDYYEKPILDAYSFEFLQKIHDFAYSFKFRFESFLGAFKFYTSYALKTFDGKHYLERFEDRVVMVALTLAEGDEDRALMLVEEMITGRFQPATPTFLNCGKAQRGEFVSCFLLRTEDNMESISRAINSSLQLSKRGGGVALSLTNIRESGAPIKKIEGQSSGVIPVMKMLEDAFSYANQLGARQGAGAVYLNVHHPDIMKFLDTKRENADEKIRIKTLSLGVVIPDVTLELAKNNDDMYLFSPYDVERVYGVPFSDISVTEHYQDMVDDARIRKTKIKARALFETIAELQFESGYPYIVYEDTVNRENPIAGRINMSNLCSEILQVNTPTTYNADLSYKDVGKDISCNLGSLNIAKAMDSPDFGRTIEASIRALTAVSDLSDIDSVTSIKYGNDESHAIGLGQMNLHGYLARERVHYGSEEGIDFTNIYFYTVLFHALKASNTIARERGKAFGGFENSKYATGEFFDKYTDKVWSPETERVAELFANAGIEIPNQEDWRQLKAAVMKDGIYNQNLQAVPPTGSISYINNSTSSIHPVASKIEIRKEGKLGRVYYPAPYLTNDNLEYYDDAYEIGPEKIIATYAAATQHVDQGLSLTLFFKDTATTRDVNKAQIQAWRAGIKTIYYVRIRQMALEGTAVDECVSCML; from the coding sequence GTGGAAAACACTCTGATTGAGAAGGCCCCTCGCACCGGATACAGCTACCACGAGCTGAACGCAATGCTGAACTTGTATGACAAAGACGGCAAGATTCAGTTCGATAAAGACAAGCAGGCTGCTCGCGAGTACTTCCTAGAGCACGTGAACATGAACACCGTGTTCTTCCACAACCTCAAAGAGCGCCTTGACTACCTGGTTGAGCACGACTACTACGAGAAGCCAATTCTTGACGCCTACAGCTTTGAGTTCCTGCAGAAGATCCACGACTTCGCTTACTCATTCAAGTTCCGTTTTGAGTCATTCCTAGGTGCCTTCAAGTTCTACACCAGCTACGCGCTAAAGACCTTTGATGGCAAGCACTACCTAGAGCGCTTCGAAGACCGCGTGGTCATGGTGGCACTTACCCTTGCCGAGGGCGACGAAGACCGTGCCCTCATGTTGGTTGAAGAAATGATCACCGGTCGTTTCCAGCCGGCAACCCCAACCTTCCTAAACTGTGGCAAGGCCCAGCGCGGCGAATTTGTCTCATGTTTCTTGCTTCGTACCGAAGACAACATGGAGTCAATCTCACGTGCCATCAACTCATCGCTGCAGCTTTCAAAGCGCGGTGGCGGTGTGGCACTGTCACTAACCAACATCCGTGAATCAGGTGCACCGATCAAGAAGATCGAAGGCCAGTCATCGGGCGTTATCCCGGTTATGAAGATGTTGGAAGACGCATTTAGCTACGCAAACCAGCTTGGCGCACGCCAGGGTGCGGGTGCGGTTTACCTAAACGTTCACCACCCAGACATCATGAAGTTCCTCGACACCAAGCGTGAGAACGCCGACGAGAAGATTCGTATCAAGACCCTGAGTCTTGGTGTGGTTATTCCAGACGTAACCCTTGAGCTGGCTAAGAACAACGATGACATGTACCTGTTCTCTCCATACGATGTTGAGCGCGTTTACGGTGTTCCGTTCAGTGACATCTCGGTCACCGAGCACTACCAGGACATGGTTGATGACGCTCGCATTCGCAAGACCAAGATCAAGGCACGTGCTTTGTTCGAGACCATTGCTGAGCTTCAGTTTGAGTCGGGCTACCCATACATCGTTTACGAAGACACTGTGAACCGCGAGAACCCAATTGCTGGCCGCATCAACATGTCAAACCTGTGCTCTGAGATTCTTCAGGTCAACACCCCAACCACCTACAACGCTGACCTCAGCTACAAGGATGTCGGCAAGGACATCTCTTGCAACCTAGGTTCATTGAACATTGCCAAGGCAATGGACTCACCAGACTTTGGTCGCACCATTGAGGCATCTATCCGTGCTTTGACTGCTGTTTCTGACCTGAGCGACATCGATTCAGTGACCTCAATCAAGTACGGCAACGATGAGTCTCACGCAATTGGTCTGGGCCAGATGAACCTTCACGGTTACCTGGCACGCGAGCGCGTTCACTACGGCTCTGAAGAAGGTATTGACTTCACCAACATCTACTTCTACACCGTTCTGTTCCACGCTCTAAAGGCTTCAAACACCATCGCTCGCGAACGAGGCAAGGCCTTTGGTGGTTTTGAAAACTCAAAGTACGCAACCGGTGAGTTCTTCGACAAGTACACCGACAAGGTTTGGTCACCTGAGACCGAGCGCGTTGCAGAGTTGTTTGCCAACGCCGGTATCGAGATTCCTAACCAGGAAGACTGGCGCCAGCTAAAGGCTGCAGTCATGAAGGACGGTATCTACAACCAGAACCTTCAGGCTGTGCCACCAACCGGTTCGATCTCTTACATCAACAACTCAACCAGCTCGATTCACCCGGTTGCGTCAAAGATTGAGATCCGTAAAGAGGGTAAGTTGGGCCGCGTTTACTACCCAGCTCCTTACCTAACCAACGACAACCTTGAGTACTACGACGACGCCTACGAAATCGGCCCAGAGAAGATCATTGCCACCTACGCAGCTGCAACCCAGCACGTAGACCAGGGCCTTTCACTGACCTTGTTCTTCAAAGACACCGCAACCACTCGCGATGTTAACAAGGCCCAGATCCAGGCTTGGCGCGCAGGCATCAAGACCATCTACTACGTACGTATTCGCCAGATGGCCCTCGAGGGTACCGCTGTCGATGAGTGCGTAAGCTGCATGCTCTAG
- the nrdH gene encoding glutaredoxin-like protein NrdH, which produces MTITVYTLPSCVQCDSTKKLLDRKELEYVSVDMSEDEAALELVKSLGYAQAPVVVAGDSHWSGFRPDKISALGAA; this is translated from the coding sequence ATGACTATCACCGTTTACACCCTGCCTTCATGCGTGCAGTGCGACAGCACCAAAAAGCTGCTTGACCGCAAAGAACTTGAGTACGTTTCTGTTGACATGAGCGAGGACGAAGCGGCTCTTGAGCTAGTCAAGTCACTCGGCTATGCACAGGCACCAGTTGTAGTTGCTGGCGACAGCCACTGGTCAGGCTTCCGCCCTGACAAGATCTCAGCACTCGGCGCAGCCTAA
- a CDS encoding ATP-dependent Clp protease ATP-binding subunit, whose protein sequence is MFEKFTDKARRVVVLAQEEAKLLNHNYIGTEHILLGLIHEGEGVAAKALESLGINLDSVREQVQEIIGQGQQAPSGHIPFTPRAKKVLELSLREALQLGHSYIGTEHLLLGLIREGEGVAAQVLTKLGADTNRVRQQVIQLLSGFQGKETVAVGGDNTEKQKGSQILDQFGRNLTQAAAEGKLDPVIGREREIERVMQILSRRSKNNPILIGEPGVGKTAVVEGLAQAIVNGNVPETLKGKQLYTLDMGSLIAGSRYRGDFEERLKKVTKEIRTRGDIITFIDEIHTLVGAGAAEGAIDAASILKPLLARGELQTIGATTLDEYRKHFEKDAALTRRFQQVTVNEPSLPQAINILKGVRDRYEVHHKVSITDGALVAAAQLSDRYITDRFLPDKAIDLIDEAGARLRLSILSSPPELREIEEKIVALKVEKEKAIEAQEFELAAAKRDEEKKLNAERARMEREYRQGNVAAQGIVDEGLIAEVLAQATGIPVFKLTEEESAKLIFMEDELHKRVIGQEDAIAAISKSIRRQRAGLKDPNRPSGSFIFAGPTGVGKTELAKALAEFLFDDEGALISLDMSEYGEKHTVSRLFGAPPGFVGFEEGGQLTEKVRRKPFSVVLFDEIEKAHPDIFNSLLQILEEGRLTDGQGRVVDFKNTIIIMTTNLGTRDISRGTMGFSLEGSAANDYEIMKGKVNEELKKNFKPEFLNRVDETIVFPQLTKPELVQIVDLFIKRLGVRLEDRDMTISVTQAAKDRLIEIGFDPALGARPLRRAVQREIEDRLSEKIMHGEVKNASDLEVDFADGEFVFTNKVREALSAM, encoded by the coding sequence ATGTTCGAGAAATTCACCGACAAGGCTCGTCGAGTTGTTGTGCTGGCCCAAGAAGAAGCCAAGCTGCTAAACCACAACTACATCGGCACGGAGCACATCCTGTTGGGTTTGATTCACGAGGGTGAGGGCGTTGCTGCCAAAGCTCTAGAGTCGCTGGGCATCAACCTAGATTCCGTTCGCGAACAGGTTCAAGAGATCATCGGTCAGGGCCAGCAGGCTCCATCCGGTCACATTCCTTTTACCCCGCGCGCCAAAAAGGTGCTTGAGCTTTCGCTTCGCGAGGCGCTGCAGTTGGGTCACTCATACATCGGTACCGAGCACTTGCTATTGGGTTTGATTCGCGAGGGTGAGGGTGTTGCCGCCCAGGTTTTGACCAAGCTCGGAGCAGACACCAACCGTGTTCGTCAGCAGGTAATCCAGTTGCTGTCAGGTTTTCAGGGTAAAGAGACTGTTGCTGTTGGCGGAGACAACACTGAGAAGCAAAAGGGCTCACAGATTCTTGACCAGTTTGGTCGCAACCTGACCCAGGCTGCTGCCGAGGGCAAGCTTGACCCAGTGATTGGTCGCGAACGCGAGATCGAGCGCGTAATGCAGATTCTTAGCCGCCGCTCAAAGAACAACCCAATCCTGATTGGTGAACCGGGTGTTGGTAAGACCGCTGTGGTTGAGGGTTTGGCTCAGGCCATCGTCAACGGCAACGTGCCTGAGACTCTGAAGGGCAAGCAGCTTTACACCCTAGACATGGGTTCACTCATCGCGGGTTCACGCTACCGCGGTGACTTTGAAGAGCGCCTCAAGAAGGTCACCAAAGAAATCCGCACGCGCGGCGACATCATCACCTTCATCGACGAAATCCACACCTTGGTTGGCGCGGGTGCTGCCGAAGGCGCCATCGATGCTGCTTCAATTTTGAAGCCATTGCTAGCACGCGGTGAGCTGCAGACCATCGGTGCCACAACCCTTGACGAGTACCGTAAGCACTTTGAAAAAGACGCTGCGCTTACCCGCCGATTCCAGCAGGTAACCGTCAACGAGCCATCGTTGCCTCAGGCCATCAACATTCTTAAGGGTGTTCGTGACCGCTATGAGGTGCACCACAAGGTTTCAATCACCGATGGCGCGTTGGTCGCTGCGGCTCAGCTATCTGACCGCTACATCACCGACCGCTTCCTGCCAGACAAGGCCATCGACCTAATTGATGAAGCCGGTGCTCGTTTGCGCCTCTCAATCTTGTCTTCACCGCCAGAGCTCCGCGAGATCGAAGAAAAGATCGTGGCCCTCAAGGTTGAAAAAGAAAAGGCAATTGAGGCTCAAGAATTTGAGTTGGCTGCCGCCAAGCGCGACGAAGAAAAGAAGCTGAATGCCGAGCGTGCCCGGATGGAGCGCGAGTACCGCCAGGGCAACGTTGCGGCGCAGGGCATCGTGGACGAAGGCCTAATCGCTGAGGTTTTGGCTCAGGCCACCGGTATTCCAGTGTTCAAGTTGACCGAAGAAGAGAGTGCCAAGCTCATCTTTATGGAAGACGAGCTGCACAAGCGCGTTATCGGCCAAGAAGATGCCATTGCTGCGATTTCTAAGTCAATTCGTCGTCAGCGTGCTGGCCTCAAGGACCCTAACCGCCCATCTGGTTCGTTCATTTTTGCTGGCCCGACCGGTGTTGGTAAGACCGAGCTAGCCAAGGCTTTGGCTGAGTTCTTGTTCGACGACGAGGGTGCGCTAATCTCACTCGACATGTCTGAGTACGGCGAGAAGCACACCGTCAGCCGCCTATTCGGTGCCCCTCCGGGCTTTGTCGGCTTCGAAGAGGGTGGCCAGCTTACCGAGAAGGTTCGCCGCAAGCCATTCAGTGTGGTGCTATTCGACGAAATCGAAAAGGCTCACCCAGACATCTTCAACTCGTTGCTGCAGATTCTTGAAGAGGGTCGTTTGACTGATGGCCAGGGTCGCGTTGTTGACTTCAAGAACACCATCATCATCATGACCACCAACCTCGGAACCCGCGACATTTCTCGCGGAACCATGGGCTTCTCGCTAGAGGGCAGCGCTGCAAATGACTACGAGATCATGAAGGGCAAGGTCAATGAGGAGCTCAAGAAGAACTTCAAGCCTGAATTCCTTAACCGTGTTGATGAGACCATCGTGTTCCCTCAGCTAACCAAGCCTGAACTAGTTCAGATTGTTGATCTATTCATCAAGCGTCTTGGTGTTCGCCTAGAAGACCGCGACATGACCATCTCAGTAACCCAGGCAGCTAAAGACCGCCTGATTGAGATCGGCTTTGACCCAGCGCTAGGTGCCCGACCACTCCGCCGTGCAGTTCAGCGAGAAATCGAGGACCGACTAAGCGAGAAGATCATGCACGGTGAGGTAAAGAACGCCTCTGACCTTGAGGTTGATTTTGCCGATGGCGAATTTGTATTCACCAACAAGGTTCGTGAAGCACTATCGGCAATGTAA
- the nrdI gene encoding class Ib ribonucleoside-diphosphate reductase assembly flavoprotein NrdI: MLDVVYFSNVSENTKRFVEKLNVRAFRIPLHASEPALQVAQPYVLISPTYGAGDDLTSVPKQVIRFLNDPENRKNAKAVIAAGNTNFGDKYCRAGEIISLKLQVPLIYKFELLGTPYDVAAVEEKMEQLWKTL, from the coding sequence ATGCTAGACGTCGTTTATTTTTCGAACGTCTCCGAAAACACCAAACGCTTTGTTGAGAAGCTGAATGTTCGGGCCTTCCGAATCCCGCTTCACGCATCCGAGCCGGCACTTCAAGTAGCCCAGCCCTATGTACTGATCTCTCCGACATACGGGGCAGGTGATGACCTCACCAGTGTTCCAAAACAGGTGATTCGGTTTCTCAACGACCCTGAAAACAGAAAAAACGCTAAAGCCGTCATCGCAGCTGGCAACACCAACTTCGGCGACAAGTACTGCAGAGCCGGCGAGATTATCTCGCTCAAGCTCCAGGTACCCCTGATTTACAAATTCGAATTACTAGGCACCCCGTATGACGTGGCGGCCGTAGAAGAAAAGATGGAACAACTGTGGAAAACACTCTGA
- a CDS encoding amino-acid N-acetyltransferase has product MTHNAITVRPALTSDVRNIQAMRQPLEGSRVLLGHELVGLYEAVPEFMVAVDENDFVVGAGALHVMWEDLAEVRSVVVAEHMRGHGVGKAILDALLDRASHLGIKRVFCLTFEVDFFAKSGFVEISDVPVDSQTYAEMVRSHDDGVAEFLDLARVKQNTLGNTRMLKTL; this is encoded by the coding sequence ATGACCCACAACGCCATCACCGTTCGCCCAGCACTGACTAGCGATGTTCGCAACATCCAGGCGATGCGACAGCCATTAGAGGGTTCTAGAGTGCTGTTGGGCCACGAGTTAGTGGGTCTCTATGAGGCTGTTCCCGAGTTTATGGTTGCCGTTGACGAAAATGATTTTGTGGTTGGCGCAGGCGCCCTGCATGTGATGTGGGAGGACCTCGCTGAGGTGCGCTCAGTTGTCGTTGCAGAGCACATGCGTGGTCACGGTGTTGGTAAAGCCATTCTGGATGCACTGTTGGATCGTGCCAGCCACCTCGGAATCAAACGAGTATTTTGCCTGACCTTCGAGGTCGACTTTTTTGCAAAGAGTGGCTTTGTTGAAATCTCAGATGTGCCGGTTGACTCACAAACCTATGCTGAGATGGTGCGCTCGCACGACGATGGTGTGGCCGAGTTTCTTGATCTGGCCCGGGTCAAACAAAACACTCTTGGCAACACCCGAATGCTTAAGACTCTCTAG
- the nrdF gene encoding class 1b ribonucleoside-diphosphate reductase subunit beta, producing the protein MTATTLSGITRPVNWNKLEDSMDLEVWNRLTSNFWLPEKVPMSNDIPSWATLRPEEQKLTMHVFTGLTLLDTIQGTVGAISLIPDALTAHEEAVYTNIAFMESVHAKSYSSIFSTLCSTDEIEEAFRWSEDNPYLQKKAEIVLGYYRGDDPLKRKVASTLLESFLFYSGFYLPMYWSSRAKLTNTGDLIRLIIRDEAIHGYYIGYKFQKQMELETQERRDELKAYTYDLLLELYENEIKYTADLYDPLGLTEDVKHFLHYNANKALMNLGFDPLFPKEVSEVSPAILSALSPNADENHDFFSGSGSSYVIGKHEATEDDDWDF; encoded by the coding sequence ATGACTGCCACAACGCTAAGTGGAATCACTCGTCCGGTGAACTGGAACAAACTCGAGGACTCAATGGACCTCGAGGTTTGGAACCGCCTCACCTCAAACTTCTGGCTGCCTGAAAAGGTGCCGATGTCAAACGACATCCCTTCATGGGCAACTCTTCGCCCAGAAGAGCAGAAGCTAACCATGCACGTATTCACCGGTTTGACCCTGCTGGACACCATCCAGGGAACCGTCGGTGCAATCTCACTGATTCCTGACGCGCTAACCGCTCACGAAGAAGCTGTGTACACCAACATTGCATTCATGGAGTCAGTGCACGCCAAGAGCTACTCATCGATTTTCTCGACCCTGTGTTCAACCGATGAGATCGAAGAGGCGTTCCGCTGGTCAGAGGACAACCCATACCTTCAGAAGAAGGCCGAGATTGTTCTTGGTTACTACCGCGGTGACGACCCGCTAAAGCGCAAGGTTGCCTCAACTCTGCTTGAGTCATTCCTGTTCTACTCAGGTTTCTACCTACCGATGTACTGGTCATCACGCGCCAAGCTCACCAACACTGGTGACTTGATCCGTTTGATCATCCGCGACGAAGCCATTCACGGTTACTACATTGGCTATAAGTTCCAGAAGCAAATGGAGCTTGAGACCCAAGAGCGCCGCGATGAGTTGAAGGCCTACACCTACGACTTGCTACTTGAGCTTTACGAAAACGAGATCAAGTACACCGCTGACCTTTACGACCCACTCGGCTTGACCGAAGACGTAAAGCACTTCTTGCACTACAACGCCAACAAGGCCCTGATGAACCTAGGTTTTGATCCGTTGTTCCCTAAAGAGGTGTCAGAGGTTAGCCCAGCAATTCTGTCTGCGCTTTCACCAAACGCTGACGAGAACCACGACTTCTTCTCAGGTTCAGGTTCGTCTTACGTTATCGGTAAGCACGAGGCAACCGAAGACGACGACTGGGACTTCTAG